In Halichondria panicea chromosome 13, odHalPani1.1, whole genome shotgun sequence, one genomic interval encodes:
- the LOC135347047 gene encoding uncharacterized protein LOC135347047 isoform X7: MLYRRVLAIIDVYMCECIPVFEHVHFSTCPCPTAKIAEIRGRPERQRKEESKRLFDEGMKHGHVLVNIVNMLVFGPAGTGKTNLKHLLTDKPPPLQRDSTPCMENPVRIRPVSNTKFRSTGRGWEEMSQPKLRKLLAQIIAKLPKESTDSSSALRVAESLKKMTTTELISVSDESISGFKSTSLSNDSVAISGSARKLDRAINKVIASVVSGVAEELKPATQGTDQLSSSDQQEGELFDSNWVYVTDCGGQPQFHDISPLFIKHISVALIVLRLIDELSSFPSDEYYKDGQLVGSPHASHMTLGETLQSLIRSIESHTSQDKKPKMIFVGTFLDQLKSLDTLIKRNQEILDMLPPDIKKLLVYNDLALNNLIFGLNTISRDDDSLATANRIRIAVERSIPLQVKMPIWWSFLDSLLQSLSATLERGVLSKQECLRLATRFRYVLQDLEAALVFFDNVCIAHYYPSILPNTVFVDAQIPLDKITELSQHAISLRNAEVKSRSTLSTRGIEAEWKRFRDEGIINLKFLQFFEKHYVKGIFSPEDMLLIMKELLVIAPIPLVESTLHQAEFFMPSLLKSIPPAELDKIRSSFTIAPLAIYFRSGCIRSGVFCCLVVDVIKRVGWKVLLPSGETSIFAKNCIQYEISDLPCTVTLIDSFSYMEVYIDVPVSLRNEVCPMIRNEILHSIKLSCAVLHYNNDTPKTAIFCPCKKSTGKLHLADVIERSGCKFWKCSLQTRVWGDLSDEHRIWLDNSEGKPSSATGDTLMKTERKSDQQQYSGELSSVTVMEDVCKKTGVRDQQLDQEIPESDIILIAEKFPHLLNVHKVLTITDLQHVYEKLHESASPHWFNLGLALGLTHPDLTNINIKCREDNVSCLREMLAKLLSTQHVTWSLLSDGLKKPTVKLINLADSITVNQSNLLDRLNLTPADLGDVTDVTRRYGNQAEVAHALRAWQRVNPSRATFRALVEIAIGLRRGDTATDICRFIVDNTDRN; this comes from the exons ATGCTGTACAGACGTGTACTTGCAATAattgatgtatacatgtgtgaatgCATTCCTGTATTTGAACATGTTCATTTCTCTACATGTCCGTGTCCTACTGCTAAGATTGCTGAGATACGAGGAAGACCAGAAAGACAGAGAAAGGAAG AATCGAAGCGGTTGTTTGATGAGGGGATGAAGCACGGACACGTCTTGGTCAACATTGTCAACATGCTCGTGTTTGGACCGGCGGGAACAGGGAAGACCAACCTCAAGCACCTGCTAACTGACAAGCCCCCTCCACTACAGCGTGACAGCACTCCTTGTATGGAAAATCCAGTACGCATTCGACCTGTGTCCAACACAAAATTCAGGTCAACTGGAAGAGGCTGGGAAGAGATGTCTCAGCCAAAGCTGCGCAAGCTACTAGCTCAAATCATCGCCAAGCTACCAAAAGAAAGCACTGATTCATCCTCGGCATTAAGGGTTGCCGAGAGCTTGAAGAAGATGACCACAACCGAGCTAATTTCTGTTTCTGATGAGTCAATTTCTGGTTTCAAATCGACTTCATTGAGCAATGATTCCGTCGCAATTTCTGGCTCTGCAAGAAAGTTGGACAGAGCTATCAATAAAGTGATAGCGAGtgtagtgagtggtgtggCAGAAGAGCTGAAGCCAGCCACACAGGGAACTGACCAACTGTCGAGCAGTGACCAGCAAGAAGGAGAACTGTTTGATTCCAACTGGGTGTACGTTACCGACTGCGGCGGCCAGCCGCAATTCCACGACATCAGCCCTCTCTTCATCAAGCACATTTCGGTGGCGTTGATAGTCCTGCGTTTGATTGACGAACTCTCCAGTTTCCCTTCTGACGAGTACTACAAGGATGGGCAGCTTGTTGGTAGTCCTCATGCATCTCACATGACCCTCGGGGAGACACTTCAGAGTCTCATTCGATCCATTGAGTCCCATACCTCACAAGACAAGAAGCCGAAAATGATATTTGTGGGCACATTCTTGGATCAGCTCAAGAGTTTGGATACTCTTATCAAGAGGAATCAAGAGATTCTCGACATGCTGCCACCCGATATCAAGAAGCTATTGGTGTACAACGATCTTGCGTTGAACAATCTGATTTTTGGTCTCAACACGATCAGCCGAGATGATGATTCACTGGCCACTGCCAATAGGATTAGAATAGCTGTTGAGCGTTCTATTCCGCTACAAGTCAAAATGCCCATCTGGTGGTCCTTCTTGGATTCACTTCTCCAGAGTTTATCTGCCACTCTCGAGCGAGGTGTACTGAGCAAGCAAGAATGTCTCCGATTAGCCACTCGATTTCGTTATGTGCTCCAAGATCTTGAAGCTGCTCTGGTCTTCTTTGACAACGTGTGTATAGCGCACTACTATCCCTCCATTCTCCccaacacagtgtttgtggatgCCCAGATTCCACTAGACAAGATCACCGAGCTCTCACAGCACGCCATCTCCCTGAGGAATGCTGAAGTCAAATCACGCTCTACTCTAAGTACAAGAGGGATCGAGGCTGAATGGAAGAGATTTCGAGACGAAGGCATAATCAATTTAAAGTTCCTACAATTCTTTGAGAAGCATTACGTTAAAGGCATCTTTTCTCCAGAAGATATGCTGTTGATCATGAAAGAGCTTCTCGTGATTGCTCCCATTCCACTAGTGGAGTCCACTCTCCACCAAGCCGAGTTCTTTATGCCATCTCTACTCAAATCCATCCCACCTGCTGAGCTAGATAAAATCCGTTCCTCCTTCACAATAGCGCCCCTCGCTATCTACTTTCGTAGTGGGTGTATTCGCTCTGGAGTCTTTTGCTGTCTAGTTGTGGACGTGATTAAGAGGGTGGGCTGGAAAGTTTTGCTCCCTTCAGGCGAAACAAGCATTTTTGCTAAAAATTGTATCCAGTACGAAATCTCCGATCTCCCGTGCACCGTGACTCTGATCGACTCCTTCTCATATATGGAAGTGTATATCGACGTCCCTGTTTCTCTTCGCAATGAAGTATGCCCTATGATTCGAAACGAAATTTTGCACAGCATTAAATTGTCCTGTGCAGTGTTGCATTACAACAACGACACACCCAAGACAGCCATCTTTTGCCCATGCAAGAAGAGCACTGGCAAATTGCACCTTGCTGATGTGATCGAACGGAGTGGCTGTAAGTTTTGGAAGTGCTCCCTTCAGACACGTGTGTGGGGAGATCTCAGTGATGAACATAGAATCTGGCTGGACAATAGCGAAG GAAAACCATCGTCTGCTACGGGAGATACTCTTATGAAGACTGAGAGAAAGAGTGATCAGCAGCAATACTCCG GTGAATTGTcctctgttacagtaatggaagatgtgtgtaagaagactggagtgagggaccaacaactagatcaagaaatccctgagagtgacatcattctaatcGCGGAGAAATTTCCTCACCTGCTGAACGTGCACAAG GTTTTGACAATCACCGATCTACAACATGTTTACGAGAAACTACATGAAAGTGCCAGCCCTCACTGGTTCAATCTGGGATTGGCTCTAGGTCTAACTCATCCTGATCTCACCAACATCAATATCAAGTGTCGTGAAGATAATGTATCGTGCTTGCGTGAAATGTTGGCCAAGCTCCTGAGTACACAACATGTAACATGGAGTCTCCTGTCAGATGGTCTCAAAAAGCCCACAGTGAAGCTCATCAATTTGGCTGACAGCATCACAG TCAATCAATCCAACCTGCTGGATCGACTCAACCTCACCCCAGCCGACCTCGGTGATGTAACTGATGTCACACGTCGTTATGGCAATCAAGCTGAAGTGGCTCATGCATTGAGAGCGTGGCAAAGAGTGAATCCTTCCAGAGCTACCTTTAGGGCCTTGGTGGAAATTGCCATAGGACTGAGAAGAGGAGACACTGCTACAGACATTTGTAGATTCATTGTAGACAATACGGACCGAAACTGA
- the LOC135347047 gene encoding uncharacterized protein LOC135347047 isoform X6, with protein MLYRRVLAIIDVYMCECIPVFEHVHFSTCPCPTAKIAEIRGRPERQRKEESKRLFDEGMKHGHVLVNIVNMLVFGPAGTGKTNLKHLLTDKPPPLQRDSTPCMENPVRIRPVSNTKFRSTGRGWEEMSQPKLRKLLAQIIAKLPKESTDSSSALRVAESLKKMTTTELISVSDESISGFKSTSLSNDSVAISGSARKLDRAINKVIASVVSGVAEELKPATQGTDQLSSSDQQEGELFDSNWVYVTDCGGQPQFHDISPLFIKHISVALIVLRLIDELSSFPSDEYYKDGQLVGSPHASHMTLGETLQSLIRSIESHTSQDKKPKMIFVGTFLDQLKSLDTLIKRNQEILDMLPPDIKKLLVYNDLALNNLIFGLNTISRDDDSLATANRIRIAVERSIPLQVKMPIWWSFLDSLLQSLSATLERGVLSKQECLRLATRFRYVLQDLEAALVFFDNVCIAHYYPSILPNTVFVDAQIPLDKITELSQHAISLRNAEVKSRSTLSTRGIEAEWKRFRDEGIINLKFLQFFEKHYVKGIFSPEDMLLIMKELLVIAPIPLVESTLHQAEFFMPSLLKSIPPAELDKIRSSFTIAPLAIYFRSGCIRSGVFCCLVVDVIKRVGWKVLLPSGETSIFAKNCIQYEISDLPCTVTLIDSFSYMEVYIDVPVSLRNEVCPMIRNEILHSIKLSCAVLHYNNDTPKTAIFCPCKKSTGKLHLADVIERSGCKFWKCSLQTRVWGDLSDEHRIWLDNSEGSGASSSITGDMCTKMTLSDQQQQSGKPSSATGDTLMKTERKSDQQQYSVMEDVCKKTGVRDQQLDQEIPESDIILIAEKFPHLLNVHKVLTITDLQHVYEKLHESASPHWFNLGLALGLTHPDLTNINIKCREDNVSCLREMLAKLLSTQHVTWSLLSDGLKKPTVKLINLADSITVNQSNLLDRLNLTPADLGDVTDVTRRYGNQAEVAHALRAWQRVNPSRATFRALVEIAIGLRRGDTATDICRFIVDNTDRN; from the exons ATGCTGTACAGACGTGTACTTGCAATAattgatgtatacatgtgtgaatgCATTCCTGTATTTGAACATGTTCATTTCTCTACATGTCCGTGTCCTACTGCTAAGATTGCTGAGATACGAGGAAGACCAGAAAGACAGAGAAAGGAAG AATCGAAGCGGTTGTTTGATGAGGGGATGAAGCACGGACACGTCTTGGTCAACATTGTCAACATGCTCGTGTTTGGACCGGCGGGAACAGGGAAGACCAACCTCAAGCACCTGCTAACTGACAAGCCCCCTCCACTACAGCGTGACAGCACTCCTTGTATGGAAAATCCAGTACGCATTCGACCTGTGTCCAACACAAAATTCAGGTCAACTGGAAGAGGCTGGGAAGAGATGTCTCAGCCAAAGCTGCGCAAGCTACTAGCTCAAATCATCGCCAAGCTACCAAAAGAAAGCACTGATTCATCCTCGGCATTAAGGGTTGCCGAGAGCTTGAAGAAGATGACCACAACCGAGCTAATTTCTGTTTCTGATGAGTCAATTTCTGGTTTCAAATCGACTTCATTGAGCAATGATTCCGTCGCAATTTCTGGCTCTGCAAGAAAGTTGGACAGAGCTATCAATAAAGTGATAGCGAGtgtagtgagtggtgtggCAGAAGAGCTGAAGCCAGCCACACAGGGAACTGACCAACTGTCGAGCAGTGACCAGCAAGAAGGAGAACTGTTTGATTCCAACTGGGTGTACGTTACCGACTGCGGCGGCCAGCCGCAATTCCACGACATCAGCCCTCTCTTCATCAAGCACATTTCGGTGGCGTTGATAGTCCTGCGTTTGATTGACGAACTCTCCAGTTTCCCTTCTGACGAGTACTACAAGGATGGGCAGCTTGTTGGTAGTCCTCATGCATCTCACATGACCCTCGGGGAGACACTTCAGAGTCTCATTCGATCCATTGAGTCCCATACCTCACAAGACAAGAAGCCGAAAATGATATTTGTGGGCACATTCTTGGATCAGCTCAAGAGTTTGGATACTCTTATCAAGAGGAATCAAGAGATTCTCGACATGCTGCCACCCGATATCAAGAAGCTATTGGTGTACAACGATCTTGCGTTGAACAATCTGATTTTTGGTCTCAACACGATCAGCCGAGATGATGATTCACTGGCCACTGCCAATAGGATTAGAATAGCTGTTGAGCGTTCTATTCCGCTACAAGTCAAAATGCCCATCTGGTGGTCCTTCTTGGATTCACTTCTCCAGAGTTTATCTGCCACTCTCGAGCGAGGTGTACTGAGCAAGCAAGAATGTCTCCGATTAGCCACTCGATTTCGTTATGTGCTCCAAGATCTTGAAGCTGCTCTGGTCTTCTTTGACAACGTGTGTATAGCGCACTACTATCCCTCCATTCTCCccaacacagtgtttgtggatgCCCAGATTCCACTAGACAAGATCACCGAGCTCTCACAGCACGCCATCTCCCTGAGGAATGCTGAAGTCAAATCACGCTCTACTCTAAGTACAAGAGGGATCGAGGCTGAATGGAAGAGATTTCGAGACGAAGGCATAATCAATTTAAAGTTCCTACAATTCTTTGAGAAGCATTACGTTAAAGGCATCTTTTCTCCAGAAGATATGCTGTTGATCATGAAAGAGCTTCTCGTGATTGCTCCCATTCCACTAGTGGAGTCCACTCTCCACCAAGCCGAGTTCTTTATGCCATCTCTACTCAAATCCATCCCACCTGCTGAGCTAGATAAAATCCGTTCCTCCTTCACAATAGCGCCCCTCGCTATCTACTTTCGTAGTGGGTGTATTCGCTCTGGAGTCTTTTGCTGTCTAGTTGTGGACGTGATTAAGAGGGTGGGCTGGAAAGTTTTGCTCCCTTCAGGCGAAACAAGCATTTTTGCTAAAAATTGTATCCAGTACGAAATCTCCGATCTCCCGTGCACCGTGACTCTGATCGACTCCTTCTCATATATGGAAGTGTATATCGACGTCCCTGTTTCTCTTCGCAATGAAGTATGCCCTATGATTCGAAACGAAATTTTGCACAGCATTAAATTGTCCTGTGCAGTGTTGCATTACAACAACGACACACCCAAGACAGCCATCTTTTGCCCATGCAAGAAGAGCACTGGCAAATTGCACCTTGCTGATGTGATCGAACGGAGTGGCTGTAAGTTTTGGAAGTGCTCCCTTCAGACACGTGTGTGGGGAGATCTCAGTGATGAACATAGAATCTGGCTGGACAATAGCGAAGGTTCTG GTGCATCATCCTCTATTACGGGAGACATGTGTACAAAGATGACATTGAGTGATCAGCAGCAACAATCTG GAAAACCATCGTCTGCTACGGGAGATACTCTTATGAAGACTGAGAGAAAGAGTGATCAGCAGCAATACTCCG taatggaagatgtgtgtaagaagactggagtgagggaccaacaactagatcaagaaatccctgagagtgacatcattctaatcGCGGAGAAATTTCCTCACCTGCTGAACGTGCACAAG GTTTTGACAATCACCGATCTACAACATGTTTACGAGAAACTACATGAAAGTGCCAGCCCTCACTGGTTCAATCTGGGATTGGCTCTAGGTCTAACTCATCCTGATCTCACCAACATCAATATCAAGTGTCGTGAAGATAATGTATCGTGCTTGCGTGAAATGTTGGCCAAGCTCCTGAGTACACAACATGTAACATGGAGTCTCCTGTCAGATGGTCTCAAAAAGCCCACAGTGAAGCTCATCAATTTGGCTGACAGCATCACAG TCAATCAATCCAACCTGCTGGATCGACTCAACCTCACCCCAGCCGACCTCGGTGATGTAACTGATGTCACACGTCGTTATGGCAATCAAGCTGAAGTGGCTCATGCATTGAGAGCGTGGCAAAGAGTGAATCCTTCCAGAGCTACCTTTAGGGCCTTGGTGGAAATTGCCATAGGACTGAGAAGAGGAGACACTGCTACAGACATTTGTAGATTCATTGTAGACAATACGGACCGAAACTGA
- the LOC135347047 gene encoding uncharacterized protein LOC135347047 isoform X1, producing MLYRRVLAIIDVYMCECIPVFEHVHFSTCPCPTAKIAEIRGRPERQRKEESKRLFDEGMKHGHVLVNIVNMLVFGPAGTGKTNLKHLLTDKPPPLQRDSTPCMENPVRIRPVSNTKFRSTGRGWEEMSQPKLRKLLAQIIAKLPKESTDSSSALRVAESLKKMTTTELISVSDESISGFKSTSLSNDSVAISGSARKLDRAINKVIASVVSGVAEELKPATQGTDQLSSSDQQEGELFDSNWVYVTDCGGQPQFHDISPLFIKHISVALIVLRLIDELSSFPSDEYYKDGQLVGSPHASHMTLGETLQSLIRSIESHTSQDKKPKMIFVGTFLDQLKSLDTLIKRNQEILDMLPPDIKKLLVYNDLALNNLIFGLNTISRDDDSLATANRIRIAVERSIPLQVKMPIWWSFLDSLLQSLSATLERGVLSKQECLRLATRFRYVLQDLEAALVFFDNVCIAHYYPSILPNTVFVDAQIPLDKITELSQHAISLRNAEVKSRSTLSTRGIEAEWKRFRDEGIINLKFLQFFEKHYVKGIFSPEDMLLIMKELLVIAPIPLVESTLHQAEFFMPSLLKSIPPAELDKIRSSFTIAPLAIYFRSGCIRSGVFCCLVVDVIKRVGWKVLLPSGETSIFAKNCIQYEISDLPCTVTLIDSFSYMEVYIDVPVSLRNEVCPMIRNEILHSIKLSCAVLHYNNDTPKTAIFCPCKKSTGKLHLADVIERSGCKFWKCSLQTRVWGDLSDEHRIWLDNSEGSGASSSITGDMCTKMTLSDQQQQSGEASSVTRDMDTEGKRHQQQYSGPSSPVMEPVCRMSDQYTRKPSSATGDTLMKTERKSDQQQYSGELSSVTVMEDVCKKTGVRDQQLDQEIPESDIILIAEKFPHLLNVHKVLTITDLQHVYEKLHESASPHWFNLGLALGLTHPDLTNINIKCREDNVSCLREMLAKLLSTQHVTWSLLSDGLKKPTVKLINLADSITVNQSNLLDRLNLTPADLGDVTDVTRRYGNQAEVAHALRAWQRVNPSRATFRALVEIAIGLRRGDTATDICRFIVDNTDRN from the exons ATGCTGTACAGACGTGTACTTGCAATAattgatgtatacatgtgtgaatgCATTCCTGTATTTGAACATGTTCATTTCTCTACATGTCCGTGTCCTACTGCTAAGATTGCTGAGATACGAGGAAGACCAGAAAGACAGAGAAAGGAAG AATCGAAGCGGTTGTTTGATGAGGGGATGAAGCACGGACACGTCTTGGTCAACATTGTCAACATGCTCGTGTTTGGACCGGCGGGAACAGGGAAGACCAACCTCAAGCACCTGCTAACTGACAAGCCCCCTCCACTACAGCGTGACAGCACTCCTTGTATGGAAAATCCAGTACGCATTCGACCTGTGTCCAACACAAAATTCAGGTCAACTGGAAGAGGCTGGGAAGAGATGTCTCAGCCAAAGCTGCGCAAGCTACTAGCTCAAATCATCGCCAAGCTACCAAAAGAAAGCACTGATTCATCCTCGGCATTAAGGGTTGCCGAGAGCTTGAAGAAGATGACCACAACCGAGCTAATTTCTGTTTCTGATGAGTCAATTTCTGGTTTCAAATCGACTTCATTGAGCAATGATTCCGTCGCAATTTCTGGCTCTGCAAGAAAGTTGGACAGAGCTATCAATAAAGTGATAGCGAGtgtagtgagtggtgtggCAGAAGAGCTGAAGCCAGCCACACAGGGAACTGACCAACTGTCGAGCAGTGACCAGCAAGAAGGAGAACTGTTTGATTCCAACTGGGTGTACGTTACCGACTGCGGCGGCCAGCCGCAATTCCACGACATCAGCCCTCTCTTCATCAAGCACATTTCGGTGGCGTTGATAGTCCTGCGTTTGATTGACGAACTCTCCAGTTTCCCTTCTGACGAGTACTACAAGGATGGGCAGCTTGTTGGTAGTCCTCATGCATCTCACATGACCCTCGGGGAGACACTTCAGAGTCTCATTCGATCCATTGAGTCCCATACCTCACAAGACAAGAAGCCGAAAATGATATTTGTGGGCACATTCTTGGATCAGCTCAAGAGTTTGGATACTCTTATCAAGAGGAATCAAGAGATTCTCGACATGCTGCCACCCGATATCAAGAAGCTATTGGTGTACAACGATCTTGCGTTGAACAATCTGATTTTTGGTCTCAACACGATCAGCCGAGATGATGATTCACTGGCCACTGCCAATAGGATTAGAATAGCTGTTGAGCGTTCTATTCCGCTACAAGTCAAAATGCCCATCTGGTGGTCCTTCTTGGATTCACTTCTCCAGAGTTTATCTGCCACTCTCGAGCGAGGTGTACTGAGCAAGCAAGAATGTCTCCGATTAGCCACTCGATTTCGTTATGTGCTCCAAGATCTTGAAGCTGCTCTGGTCTTCTTTGACAACGTGTGTATAGCGCACTACTATCCCTCCATTCTCCccaacacagtgtttgtggatgCCCAGATTCCACTAGACAAGATCACCGAGCTCTCACAGCACGCCATCTCCCTGAGGAATGCTGAAGTCAAATCACGCTCTACTCTAAGTACAAGAGGGATCGAGGCTGAATGGAAGAGATTTCGAGACGAAGGCATAATCAATTTAAAGTTCCTACAATTCTTTGAGAAGCATTACGTTAAAGGCATCTTTTCTCCAGAAGATATGCTGTTGATCATGAAAGAGCTTCTCGTGATTGCTCCCATTCCACTAGTGGAGTCCACTCTCCACCAAGCCGAGTTCTTTATGCCATCTCTACTCAAATCCATCCCACCTGCTGAGCTAGATAAAATCCGTTCCTCCTTCACAATAGCGCCCCTCGCTATCTACTTTCGTAGTGGGTGTATTCGCTCTGGAGTCTTTTGCTGTCTAGTTGTGGACGTGATTAAGAGGGTGGGCTGGAAAGTTTTGCTCCCTTCAGGCGAAACAAGCATTTTTGCTAAAAATTGTATCCAGTACGAAATCTCCGATCTCCCGTGCACCGTGACTCTGATCGACTCCTTCTCATATATGGAAGTGTATATCGACGTCCCTGTTTCTCTTCGCAATGAAGTATGCCCTATGATTCGAAACGAAATTTTGCACAGCATTAAATTGTCCTGTGCAGTGTTGCATTACAACAACGACACACCCAAGACAGCCATCTTTTGCCCATGCAAGAAGAGCACTGGCAAATTGCACCTTGCTGATGTGATCGAACGGAGTGGCTGTAAGTTTTGGAAGTGCTCCCTTCAGACACGTGTGTGGGGAGATCTCAGTGATGAACATAGAATCTGGCTGGACAATAGCGAAGGTTCTG GTGCATCATCCTCTATTACGGGAGACATGTGTACAAAGATGACATTGAGTGATCAGCAGCAACAATCTG GTGAAGCCTCCTCTGTTACGAGAGATATGGATACTGAAGGAAAGAGACATCAGCAGCAATACTCCGGT CCATCGTCCCCTGTAATGGAACCTGTGTGTAGAATGAGTGATCAATATACCA GAAAACCATCGTCTGCTACGGGAGATACTCTTATGAAGACTGAGAGAAAGAGTGATCAGCAGCAATACTCCG GTGAATTGTcctctgttacagtaatggaagatgtgtgtaagaagactggagtgagggaccaacaactagatcaagaaatccctgagagtgacatcattctaatcGCGGAGAAATTTCCTCACCTGCTGAACGTGCACAAG GTTTTGACAATCACCGATCTACAACATGTTTACGAGAAACTACATGAAAGTGCCAGCCCTCACTGGTTCAATCTGGGATTGGCTCTAGGTCTAACTCATCCTGATCTCACCAACATCAATATCAAGTGTCGTGAAGATAATGTATCGTGCTTGCGTGAAATGTTGGCCAAGCTCCTGAGTACACAACATGTAACATGGAGTCTCCTGTCAGATGGTCTCAAAAAGCCCACAGTGAAGCTCATCAATTTGGCTGACAGCATCACAG TCAATCAATCCAACCTGCTGGATCGACTCAACCTCACCCCAGCCGACCTCGGTGATGTAACTGATGTCACACGTCGTTATGGCAATCAAGCTGAAGTGGCTCATGCATTGAGAGCGTGGCAAAGAGTGAATCCTTCCAGAGCTACCTTTAGGGCCTTGGTGGAAATTGCCATAGGACTGAGAAGAGGAGACACTGCTACAGACATTTGTAGATTCATTGTAGACAATACGGACCGAAACTGA